From one Drosophila subpulchrella strain 33 F10 #4 breed RU33 chromosome 3L, RU_Dsub_v1.1 Primary Assembly, whole genome shotgun sequence genomic stretch:
- the LOC119555056 gene encoding uncharacterized protein LOC119555056 isoform X2 yields MGRLFQYNRFGATDNINKNISKKDTQHKNKMLRNAIKCPGYSDIYGQYNKDSAFEKCGQWSNKLQFSAAGDMDKQEPIQSRTHKVYDSMKNFLHRKLFAQPSQKEQTLNEEATSDYDEDLLESSYHADAEEEEEERDADCSCSSTGESTTSSSPTTPKRSPQKSLLSLNCWQSSQPSSDSNPEEDEEEEPEEDSDAGISDCCQLLAENSPNSMSKRRRTAPLFTRYISANQNSDDDDDEEPELLACPWYQPRITAKAAMEHLQQATPGSFLLRRSTPRHFELVLRLERSNKVKTYPVQSTRNQMYRLKGAKKQFTSLKALITHHSVMAEQLPLTLDLPRERHVVKPSSVRYADDFEPLESLQLLGILKSLQAKSIEI; encoded by the exons ATGGGTCGCCTTTTCCAATACAATCGCTTTGGCGCCACGGATAACATCAACAAGAACATCAGCAAAAAGGATACTCAGCATAAGAACAAGATG CTACGCAATGCCATCAAATGTCCCGGCTACTCGGACatctatggtcagtacaataAGGACTCGGCCTTCGAGAAGTGCGGACAATGGAGCAACAAGCTGCAATTCTCAGCCGCCGGCGATATGGATAAACAAGAACCGATCCAGAGTCGCACGCACAAGGTCTACGACAGCATGAAGAATTTCCTGCACCGCAAACTGTTTGCACAGCCCTCGCAAAAGGAGCAGACCTTGAACGAAGAAGCCACCAGCGACTACGATGAG GACCTTCTCGAATCCTCGTACCATGCCGACGCggaggaagaggaggaggaaCGCGATGCGGATTGCAGCTGCAGCTCCACTGGGGAAAGTACCACCAGCAGTAGCCCAACCACGCCCAAAAGATCACCCCAAAAGTCTCTACTCTCCCTCAACTGCTGGCAGAGCAGTCAGCCCAGCAGTGACTCCAATCCCGAAGAGGATGAGGAGGAGGAACCAGAGGAGGACTCCGATGCAGGGATCTCCGATTGCTGTCAACTGCTGGCGGAGAATTCCCCCAACTCCATGAGCAAACGCCGCCGAACTGCTCCCCTGTTCACCAGATACATCAGCGCCAACCAAAACtccgatgatgatgatgatgaagaGCCGGAGCTGCTGGCGTGTCCTTGGTATCAGCCCAGGATTACGGCCAAGGCGGCCATGGAGCACCTGCAGCAGGCCACACCTGGCAGCTTTCTACTGCGCCGCAGCACTCCACGACATTTCGAACTGGTCCTGCGTTTGGAGAGGAGCAATAAGGTCAAGACCTATCCCGTGCAGTCCACCCGGAACCAGATGTACCGCCTGAAAGGAGCCAAGAAGCAGTTCACCAGTCTAAAAGCCCTGATCACGCACCATTCCGTGATGGCCGAACAACTGCCATTAACTTTGGATCTTCCCAGGGAGCGTCATGTGGTGAAACCCTCATCGGTGCGCTATGCAGATGACTTTGAGCCACTGGAATCGCTGCAGCTACTCGGCATCCTGAAGAGTCTGCAGGCCAAAAGCATCGAGatatag
- the LOC119555056 gene encoding uncharacterized protein LOC119555056 isoform X1, giving the protein MGRLFQYNRFGATDNINKNISKKDTQHKNKMLRNAIKCPGYSDIYGQYNKDSAFEKCGQWSNKLQFSAAGDMDKQEPIQSRTHKVYDSMKNFLHRKLFAQPSQKEQTLNEEATSDYDEQDLLESSYHADAEEEEEERDADCSCSSTGESTTSSSPTTPKRSPQKSLLSLNCWQSSQPSSDSNPEEDEEEEPEEDSDAGISDCCQLLAENSPNSMSKRRRTAPLFTRYISANQNSDDDDDEEPELLACPWYQPRITAKAAMEHLQQATPGSFLLRRSTPRHFELVLRLERSNKVKTYPVQSTRNQMYRLKGAKKQFTSLKALITHHSVMAEQLPLTLDLPRERHVVKPSSVRYADDFEPLESLQLLGILKSLQAKSIEI; this is encoded by the exons ATGGGTCGCCTTTTCCAATACAATCGCTTTGGCGCCACGGATAACATCAACAAGAACATCAGCAAAAAGGATACTCAGCATAAGAACAAGATG CTACGCAATGCCATCAAATGTCCCGGCTACTCGGACatctatggtcagtacaataAGGACTCGGCCTTCGAGAAGTGCGGACAATGGAGCAACAAGCTGCAATTCTCAGCCGCCGGCGATATGGATAAACAAGAACCGATCCAGAGTCGCACGCACAAGGTCTACGACAGCATGAAGAATTTCCTGCACCGCAAACTGTTTGCACAGCCCTCGCAAAAGGAGCAGACCTTGAACGAAGAAGCCACCAGCGACTACGATGAG CAGGACCTTCTCGAATCCTCGTACCATGCCGACGCggaggaagaggaggaggaaCGCGATGCGGATTGCAGCTGCAGCTCCACTGGGGAAAGTACCACCAGCAGTAGCCCAACCACGCCCAAAAGATCACCCCAAAAGTCTCTACTCTCCCTCAACTGCTGGCAGAGCAGTCAGCCCAGCAGTGACTCCAATCCCGAAGAGGATGAGGAGGAGGAACCAGAGGAGGACTCCGATGCAGGGATCTCCGATTGCTGTCAACTGCTGGCGGAGAATTCCCCCAACTCCATGAGCAAACGCCGCCGAACTGCTCCCCTGTTCACCAGATACATCAGCGCCAACCAAAACtccgatgatgatgatgatgaagaGCCGGAGCTGCTGGCGTGTCCTTGGTATCAGCCCAGGATTACGGCCAAGGCGGCCATGGAGCACCTGCAGCAGGCCACACCTGGCAGCTTTCTACTGCGCCGCAGCACTCCACGACATTTCGAACTGGTCCTGCGTTTGGAGAGGAGCAATAAGGTCAAGACCTATCCCGTGCAGTCCACCCGGAACCAGATGTACCGCCTGAAAGGAGCCAAGAAGCAGTTCACCAGTCTAAAAGCCCTGATCACGCACCATTCCGTGATGGCCGAACAACTGCCATTAACTTTGGATCTTCCCAGGGAGCGTCATGTGGTGAAACCCTCATCGGTGCGCTATGCAGATGACTTTGAGCCACTGGAATCGCTGCAGCTACTCGGCATCCTGAAGAGTCTGCAGGCCAAAAGCATCGAGatatag